In Terriglobia bacterium, the sequence GCCCCGCAGCGCGCTACGTGCTGCTCCAGTTCGTAGCGGCTGTCATCGGCCAACTCGTCATAAACGAACAACGTGATGTTTGCCTTTACCCAATCGCAGTTCATACCGTCATCTCATTTCCGCCAGGGTCGCGCGCAGCTTCTGCGTGGCCCGGAACAACGTGTTCTTCGCCGTCTCCTCGGTGGTGTTCAGCATCTCACCGATGGTGCGCAGCTTCAGCCCCTGGTAGTGCTTCAATTCAAAAACCATGCGCTCGCGCCCGGAGAGTTTTTTCAGGGCGGAGTTGATGCGCGCTCCCAGTTCACGCCGCATCAGGTCTTGCTCCGGGTTGAAGTGCGCGCGCTCGTCGGCCACCTGGTCAATGATGCTGTACTCTTCGCCGTCGCAGTCGGCTGCCACCGGCGCGTCTTCCTTGCGTACTTGTTTCTTGCGCAGGTGGTCGAGGCAGAGATTGGTCACGATGCGGTACAGCCAGGTGTAGAACGAGCACTCGAAGCGGAATTTCCCGACCGAGCGATACGCCTTCAGGAACGCTTCCTGGTAGACGTCCTGCGCGTCGGATTCGGAACCGGTCAGATGCAGCGCCAGGCGAAGCACCGCCTGGTCGTACTGCCGCACCAGCTCCTCAAAGGCGCCGCGGTTGCCCGCCTGCGCCTCGCGGATCAGGATCGTATCATCCACCCGACGGATTCCGCCCGCTGCCATGCGCCCCCGACTGGACCACGGTTCGTGATTGCGAACCTGCTCCACGCGTTTTAGTTCGCCGC encodes:
- a CDS encoding sigma-70 family RNA polymerase sigma factor, whose protein sequence is MPAEATAVPFPGGELKRVEQVRNHEPWSSRGRMAAGGIRRVDDTILIREAQAGNRGAFEELVRQYDQAVLRLALHLTGSESDAQDVYQEAFLKAYRSVGKFRFECSFYTWLYRIVTNLCLDHLRKKQVRKEDAPVAADCDGEEYSIIDQVADERAHFNPEQDLMRRELGARINSALKKLSGRERMVFELKHYQGLKLRTIGEMLNTTEETAKNTLFRATQKLRATLAEMR